A genomic segment from Pseudomonas sp. S09G 359 encodes:
- a CDS encoding amino acid ABC transporter permease, which translates to MSSHTFKPDMPPPSKVFGPVAWMRANLFSSWLNTLLTLLAFYLVYLVVPPILHWAILDANWVGTTRADCTKEGACWVFIQQRFGQFMYGYYPADLRWRVDLTVWLAIVGVAPLFISRFKRKAIYGLSFLVLYPIIAFCLLHGGVFGLANVATSQWGGLMLTLVIATVGIAGALPLGILLALGRRSNMPAIRVVCVTFIEFWRGVPLITVLFMSSVMLPLFLPEGMGIDKLLRALIGVILFQSAYVAEVVRGGLQAIPKGQYEAAAAMGLGYWRSMGLVILPQALKLVIPGIVNTFIALFKDTSLVIIIGLFDLLNSVKQAAADPKWLGMATEGYVFAALVFWIFCFGMSRYSIHLEHKLDTGHKR; encoded by the coding sequence ATGAGTTCGCATACTTTCAAACCTGATATGCCGCCGCCGAGCAAAGTCTTCGGCCCGGTGGCATGGATGCGCGCCAACCTGTTTTCCAGTTGGCTCAATACCCTGTTGACGTTGCTGGCGTTCTACCTGGTTTATCTGGTGGTGCCGCCGATCCTGCACTGGGCCATCCTCGACGCCAACTGGGTCGGGACCACCCGCGCCGATTGCACCAAAGAGGGCGCCTGCTGGGTGTTTATCCAACAGCGCTTCGGGCAGTTCATGTACGGCTACTACCCCGCCGACTTGCGCTGGCGCGTGGACCTGACCGTATGGCTGGCCATCGTTGGCGTGGCGCCGTTGTTCATCTCGCGCTTCAAGCGCAAGGCGATCTACGGCCTGAGCTTCCTGGTGCTGTACCCGATCATCGCCTTCTGCCTGCTGCATGGCGGGGTGTTCGGCCTGGCCAACGTGGCCACCAGCCAATGGGGCGGCCTGATGCTGACCCTGGTGATCGCCACCGTCGGCATCGCCGGCGCCTTGCCGCTGGGCATCCTGCTGGCGCTGGGGCGGCGTTCGAACATGCCGGCGATTCGTGTGGTCTGCGTGACCTTCATCGAATTCTGGCGCGGCGTGCCGTTGATCACCGTGCTGTTCATGTCTTCGGTGATGCTGCCGTTGTTCCTGCCGGAAGGCATGGGCATCGACAAGTTGCTGCGGGCGTTGATCGGCGTGATCCTGTTCCAGTCGGCCTATGTGGCGGAAGTGGTGCGCGGTGGCTTGCAGGCAATTCCCAAGGGCCAGTACGAAGCGGCCGCAGCGATGGGCCTGGGTTACTGGCGCAGCATGGGCCTGGTGATTCTGCCGCAAGCCCTGAAGCTGGTGATCCCGGGCATCGTCAATACGTTTATTGCGCTGTTCAAGGACACCAGCCTGGTGATCATCATCGGCCTGTTCGACCTGCTCAACAGCGTCAAGCAAGCTGCCGCCGACCCCAAATGGCTGGGCATGGCCACTGAAGGCTATGTATTCGCGGCCCTGGTGTTCTGGATTTTCTGTTTTGGTATGTCGCGCTATTCCATTCATTTGGAACACAAGCTCGACACAGGCCACAAGCGTTAG
- a CDS encoding amino acid ABC transporter ATP-binding protein: protein MSEAIKQPVSPEGIIQMQGVNKWYGQFHVLKDINLNVKQGERIVLCGPSGSGKSTTIRCLNRLEEHQQGRIVVDGVELTNDLKQIEAIRREVGMVFQHFNLFPHLTILQNCTLAPMWVRKMPKRKAEEIAMHYLERVRIPEQAHKFPGQLSGGQQQRVAIARALCMKPKIMLFDEPTSALDPEMVKEVLDTMIGLAEDGMTMLCVTHEMGFARTVANRVIFMDKGEIVEQAAPNDFFDNPQNDRTKLFLSQILH from the coding sequence ATGAGCGAAGCGATCAAACAGCCTGTGAGCCCTGAAGGCATTATCCAGATGCAGGGCGTCAACAAGTGGTACGGCCAGTTCCACGTGTTGAAAGACATCAACCTCAACGTCAAGCAGGGCGAGCGTATCGTGCTGTGCGGCCCGTCGGGTTCAGGCAAGTCCACCACCATCCGCTGCCTCAACCGTCTGGAAGAGCACCAGCAAGGCCGCATCGTGGTCGATGGCGTGGAACTGACCAACGACCTCAAGCAGATCGAAGCGATCCGCCGTGAAGTCGGCATGGTGTTCCAGCACTTCAACCTGTTCCCGCACCTGACCATCCTGCAGAACTGCACGTTGGCGCCGATGTGGGTACGCAAGATGCCCAAGCGCAAGGCCGAAGAAATCGCCATGCACTACCTGGAGCGCGTGCGTATTCCGGAACAGGCCCACAAGTTTCCGGGGCAACTGTCCGGCGGCCAGCAACAGCGTGTGGCGATTGCCCGCGCGCTGTGCATGAAGCCGAAAATCATGCTGTTCGACGAACCGACCTCGGCGCTGGACCCGGAAATGGTCAAGGAAGTACTCGACACCATGATCGGCCTGGCCGAAGACGGCATGACCATGTTGTGCGTGACCCACGAAATGGGCTTTGCGCGCACCGTGGCCAACCGTGTGATCTTCATGGACAAGGGCGAGATCGTTGAGCAGGCGGCGCCGAATGACTTCTTCGACAACCCGCAAAATGATCGGACCAAGTTGTTCTTGAGCCAGATTCTGCACTGA
- a CDS encoding alpha/beta hydrolase, with product MTEPLILQPAKPADACVIWLHGLGADRYDFLPVAEALQENLLTTRFVLPQAPTRPVTINGGYEMPSWYDIKAMSPARSISLQELEESSAMVTDLIETQKRTGIDASRIFLAGFSQGGAVVFHTAFLNWQGPLGGVIALSTYAPTFSDELELSASQQRIPTLCLHGQYDDVVQNAMGRSAYEHLKSRGVTVTWQEYPMGHEVLPEEIRDIGAWLTARLG from the coding sequence ATGACCGAACCCTTGATTCTTCAGCCCGCCAAGCCCGCAGACGCCTGCGTAATCTGGTTGCATGGCCTGGGTGCCGATCGCTACGACTTCCTGCCCGTGGCCGAAGCCCTGCAGGAAAACTTGTTGACCACCCGTTTCGTTTTGCCCCAGGCGCCGACCCGCCCGGTGACCATCAACGGTGGTTACGAGATGCCAAGCTGGTACGACATCAAGGCCATGAGCCCGGCCCGCTCGATCAGCCTGCAAGAGCTGGAAGAATCGTCAGCAATGGTCACCGATCTGATCGAAACGCAAAAAAGGACCGGAATAGACGCCTCGCGGATTTTCCTTGCAGGCTTTTCCCAGGGCGGCGCCGTGGTCTTCCACACCGCGTTCCTGAACTGGCAGGGCCCATTGGGTGGCGTGATTGCCCTCTCGACCTACGCGCCGACCTTCAGTGACGAGCTGGAACTGTCGGCCAGCCAGCAACGCATTCCCACCCTCTGCCTGCATGGCCAGTACGACGATGTGGTGCAAAACGCCATGGGCCGTAGCGCCTACGAGCATTTGAAGAGCCGTGGTGTCACCGTGACATGGCAGGAATACCCAATGGGCCACGAAGTGTTACCCGAGGAGATACGTGATATCGGCGCCTGGTTGACCGCTCGCCTGGGCTGA
- a CDS encoding CynX/NimT family MFS transporter, which translates to MNLEAKRTPELEELLIDAEADDDVVQHSHPAVKRPWLLLLGLILVALNLRPALSSMAPLLADVSSSLGLSAAKAGLLTTLPVLCLGLFAPMAPILARRFGAERVVLGILLTLAAGIILRSSFGEVGLFAGSLIAGASIGIIGVLLPGIVKRDFAKQAGTMTGVYTMALCLGAALAAGASVPLSHYFADSWPVGLGFWVLPALVAALFWLPQVGQKHGAHQVAYRVKGLLRDPLAWQVTLYMGLQSSLAYIVFGWLPSILIGRGLSATEAGLALSGSIIVQLASSLAAPWLATRGKDQRLAIVVVMLLTLGGLFGCLYAPLDGLWGWAILLGLGQGGTFSLALTLIVLRSRDSHVAANLSSMAQGIGYTLASMGPFAVGLVHDWTGGWGAVGWIFAVIGLGAIIAGLGAGRALYVDVSSEKV; encoded by the coding sequence ATGAACCTTGAAGCCAAGCGCACACCCGAACTCGAAGAACTGCTGATCGACGCCGAAGCCGACGACGACGTGGTGCAACATAGCCACCCGGCGGTGAAGCGCCCGTGGCTGTTGCTGCTGGGCCTGATCCTGGTGGCGTTGAACCTGCGCCCGGCGCTGTCGAGCATGGCGCCGTTGCTGGCAGACGTCTCCAGCAGCCTCGGGTTGTCGGCGGCCAAGGCCGGCCTGCTGACCACCTTACCGGTGCTGTGCCTGGGCCTGTTTGCGCCCATGGCGCCCATCCTGGCCCGGCGTTTTGGCGCCGAGCGGGTGGTGTTGGGGATTTTGCTGACGCTGGCCGCCGGCATCATTCTGCGCAGCTCTTTTGGTGAAGTGGGATTGTTCGCCGGCAGCCTGATCGCCGGTGCGAGTATCGGCATCATCGGCGTGTTGCTGCCGGGTATCGTCAAGCGTGATTTCGCCAAACAGGCCGGCACCATGACCGGCGTGTACACCATGGCCCTGTGCCTGGGCGCGGCGTTGGCGGCGGGGGCCTCGGTGCCGTTGAGTCATTACTTTGCTGACAGTTGGCCCGTCGGCCTGGGCTTCTGGGTGCTGCCGGCACTGGTCGCGGCGTTGTTCTGGCTGCCGCAGGTCGGCCAGAAACACGGGGCCCACCAGGTCGCTTACCGGGTTAAGGGCCTGCTGCGTGACCCGCTGGCCTGGCAAGTGACCTTGTACATGGGCCTGCAATCGTCCTTGGCGTACATCGTGTTTGGCTGGCTGCCGTCGATCCTGATCGGCCGTGGCCTGAGCGCCACCGAAGCCGGGTTGGCGCTGTCTGGCTCGATCATCGTGCAGTTGGCCAGTTCCCTGGCCGCGCCCTGGCTGGCCACTCGGGGCAAGGACCAGCGCCTGGCGATTGTGGTGGTGATGCTGCTGACCCTCGGCGGCCTGTTCGGTTGCCTTTACGCACCGTTGGACGGGCTGTGGGGGTGGGCGATCCTGCTCGGCCTGGGCCAGGGCGGTACGTTCAGCCTGGCACTGACCTTGATCGTGCTGCGCTCGCGCGATTCCCATGTGGCGGCCAACCTGTCGAGCATGGCCCAAGGCATCGGCTACACCCTGGCGTCCATGGGCCCGTTCGCGGTGGGCCTGGTGCATGACTGGACCGGCGGCTGGGGCGCGGTGGGCTGGATCTTCGCGGTGATCGGCCTGGGCGCGATCATCGCGGGGTTGGGCGCAGGGCGCGCGCTGTATGTGGACGTCAGCAGTGAAAAGGTCTAG
- a CDS encoding amino acid ABC transporter permease → MQNQIGAPKQKLSFSDPKVRAWLFQIITIVAVVSLGWYLFNNTQTNLQHRGITSGFDFLERSAGFGIAQHLIDYTESDSYARVFVIGLLNTLLVTFIGVILATLLGFVIGVARLSPNWMINKLATVYVEVFRNIPPLLQILFWYFAVFLTMPGPRNSHNFGDTFFVSSRGLNMPAALAADGFWPFVVSIVVAIVAIVLMARWANKRFEATGVPFHKFWAGLALFIVIPTLCALVFGAPLHWEMPKLQGFNFVGGWVLIPELLALTLALTVYTAAFIAEIVRSGIKSVSHGQTEAARSLGLRPGPTLRKVIIPQALRVIIPPLTSQYLNLAKNSSLAAGIGYPEMVSLFAGTVLNQTGQAIEVIAITMSVYLAISISISLLMNWYNKRIALIER, encoded by the coding sequence ATGCAAAATCAAATCGGCGCACCAAAGCAGAAGCTCAGCTTCAGCGATCCCAAAGTGCGTGCGTGGCTCTTCCAGATCATCACGATTGTGGCGGTGGTCTCGCTGGGCTGGTACCTCTTCAACAATACCCAGACCAACCTTCAACACCGGGGCATTACCTCGGGTTTCGACTTTCTTGAACGCAGTGCCGGCTTCGGCATCGCGCAGCATTTGATCGACTACACCGAATCGGACAGCTATGCCCGGGTCTTTGTCATCGGTTTGCTCAACACCTTGCTGGTGACCTTTATCGGCGTGATCCTCGCGACGCTGCTCGGGTTTGTCATCGGCGTGGCGCGGCTGTCGCCGAACTGGATGATCAACAAGCTGGCGACCGTGTATGTGGAAGTGTTCCGCAACATTCCGCCGCTGTTGCAGATCCTGTTCTGGTATTTCGCGGTGTTCCTGACCATGCCGGGGCCGCGTAACAGCCATAACTTCGGCGATACCTTCTTTGTCAGCAGCCGGGGCCTGAACATGCCGGCCGCGCTGGCGGCTGATGGGTTCTGGCCGTTTGTGGTCAGCATCGTCGTCGCCATCGTGGCCATCGTGCTGATGGCACGTTGGGCCAACAAGCGCTTTGAAGCCACCGGCGTACCGTTCCATAAGTTCTGGGCGGGCCTGGCGCTGTTCATCGTGATCCCGACGCTGTGTGCCCTGGTTTTCGGCGCGCCGCTGCACTGGGAAATGCCCAAGCTGCAAGGCTTCAACTTTGTCGGCGGCTGGGTATTGATCCCTGAACTGCTGGCGTTGACGCTGGCGCTTACCGTGTACACGGCAGCGTTTATCGCCGAGATCGTGCGTTCGGGCATCAAGTCCGTCAGCCACGGCCAGACCGAAGCTGCACGCTCCCTGGGCCTGCGCCCTGGGCCGACGCTGCGCAAGGTCATCATCCCGCAGGCCCTGCGAGTGATCATTCCGCCGCTGACCAGCCAATACCTGAACCTGGCGAAGAACTCGTCGTTGGCCGCCGGTATCGGTTACCCGGAAATGGTTTCGCTGTTTGCCGGCACGGTGCTCAACCAGACCGGCCAGGCCATCGAAGTCATTGCCATCACCATGAGCGTGTACCTGGCGATCAGCATCAGCATTTCCCTGCTGATGAACTGGTACAACAAGCGCATTGCGCTGATCGAGCGGTGA
- a CDS encoding DUF1120 domain-containing protein — protein MNLRQLSLATLALLGLSAGAMAASSTDLAITGLLTPTACTPALSSSGLVDYGKISQQDLNADRGTRLPVRNLSITINCEAPSRYALRMADNRDGTAHVNSEIYYGLGLDRAGNKLGVYSLSFDPKQTVADALPVTYGTESTTGGVAWRISNTNAIDIGSRSFLGFTDVAGSTAGPSAIQNLTSTLTLQTVINAKQNLDLTVDTPIDGSATLEVLYL, from the coding sequence ATGAACCTGCGCCAGCTTTCCCTCGCAACGCTTGCCCTATTGGGCCTCAGCGCCGGCGCCATGGCGGCGTCCAGCACCGACCTCGCTATCACCGGACTGCTCACCCCCACAGCCTGCACGCCTGCGCTGTCGAGCAGCGGGTTGGTCGACTACGGCAAGATTTCCCAACAGGACTTGAACGCCGATCGCGGCACACGCCTGCCGGTGCGCAACCTCAGCATAACCATCAACTGCGAGGCCCCGAGCCGTTACGCGCTGCGCATGGCCGATAACCGCGACGGCACCGCGCACGTCAACAGCGAGATCTATTACGGGCTAGGGCTGGACCGCGCAGGCAACAAGCTCGGTGTGTATTCGCTGAGCTTTGACCCCAAACAGACCGTGGCCGATGCCTTGCCGGTGACCTATGGCACCGAGTCAACCACCGGCGGCGTCGCCTGGCGCATCTCCAACACCAACGCCATCGACATCGGTTCCAGGAGTTTTCTGGGCTTCACCGACGTAGCGGGCAGCACTGCCGGGCCTTCGGCCATCCAGAACTTGACCAGCACCCTCACGCTGCAAACCGTGATCAACGCCAAGCAGAACCTGGACCTGACGGTGGACACCCCCATCGACGGCTCGGCCACGCTTGAAGTGCTTTACCTATAA
- a CDS encoding FadR/GntR family transcriptional regulator, with protein MTDIAPLIKRSLVDQALEQLRWRITEGKWAVGERLPTEPELCAELGISRNTVREAMRVLAFSGLIEIRQGDGSYLRSMTDPLGAMRALSHCSLEQAQETRQILEVEAIGLAALRRTEEDLNGLRQALKASAELYHGDLEAYISADLVFHKRLVDAARNPALSELYHYFSAIVAAQLRQTLSISPRRQAVFDLHVALLEAVEHQDPERAKSLCRQLINEP; from the coding sequence ATGACAGACATCGCCCCCCTGATCAAACGCTCGCTGGTCGACCAGGCCCTGGAGCAGTTGCGCTGGCGTATTACCGAAGGCAAATGGGCGGTTGGCGAACGCCTGCCCACCGAGCCCGAGTTGTGCGCCGAGCTGGGCATCAGCCGCAATACCGTGCGCGAGGCCATGCGGGTGTTGGCATTCTCGGGGTTGATCGAAATCCGCCAGGGTGACGGCAGTTACCTGCGCTCAATGACCGACCCGCTGGGCGCGATGCGGGCGTTGTCGCATTGCTCACTGGAGCAGGCGCAGGAAACCCGGCAGATTCTGGAAGTGGAGGCCATCGGCCTGGCCGCGCTGCGTCGTACCGAGGAAGACCTCAACGGGCTGCGCCAAGCCCTCAAGGCCAGCGCCGAGCTCTACCACGGTGACCTGGAGGCCTATATCAGCGCCGACCTGGTGTTCCACAAACGGCTGGTGGATGCCGCACGCAATCCGGCGTTGAGCGAGCTGTACCACTATTTCTCCGCCATCGTCGCCGCCCAGTTGCGCCAGACCCTGAGCATCTCACCGCGTCGCCAGGCCGTATTCGACCTGCATGTCGCCCTGCTCGAAGCCGTGGAACACCAGGACCCGGAACGCGCCAAATCCCTCTGCCGGCAGTTGATCAATGAACCTTGA
- a CDS encoding DUF1120 domain-containing protein, with product MKRFLLLGVALAAVVQGQAHADDCQLNLSQARLDFGVMNRAVQRNPSAEILLGERRLSLNLNCPTPTDLHVFYRALAATAERYRFNERGSYRVQISDAVLDGQAVELGLVTGQGQAPTARGQALDWRPEHAIVPLRDGLPTTGSSFSAQLQVSAWAQADATQVRDAVTWEATGLIDAVNTGRARELSLQAGFAPAACEASLSNGGIVDFGRMWAKSLSADKETGLASRNLMLSIGCDGPTRFALRMQDNRKGSATGGTDETAYGLGVDDGRNKIGRYYLYFDPFDLRADALPHVYRTDSTTGGVAWSSSSGYPIPIGSNSLLGFTETPGSHAGPIAIQNLSGQISVRAILSPMNSLDLRTDVVLDGSGTIEIIYL from the coding sequence ATGAAGCGATTTTTACTGCTGGGCGTGGCCCTGGCCGCCGTCGTCCAGGGCCAGGCGCACGCCGATGACTGCCAGCTCAACCTGAGCCAGGCGCGCCTGGATTTCGGCGTGATGAACCGCGCAGTGCAGCGCAACCCCAGCGCTGAAATCCTGCTGGGCGAGCGCCGCCTGAGCCTCAACCTCAACTGCCCGACGCCCACCGACCTGCACGTGTTTTACCGGGCCTTGGCGGCCACCGCCGAACGTTACCGCTTTAACGAGCGCGGCAGCTACCGGGTGCAGATCAGCGATGCGGTGCTCGACGGCCAGGCCGTGGAATTGGGCCTGGTCACCGGGCAAGGCCAGGCGCCCACTGCCCGCGGCCAGGCACTCGACTGGCGGCCCGAGCATGCCATCGTGCCGTTGCGCGATGGCCTGCCCACCACTGGCAGCAGCTTTTCCGCACAGTTGCAGGTGAGCGCCTGGGCCCAGGCCGACGCCACGCAAGTGCGCGACGCCGTGACCTGGGAAGCCACCGGGTTGATCGACGCCGTGAACACGGGCCGCGCCCGGGAGTTGTCACTGCAAGCCGGCTTCGCTCCGGCGGCCTGCGAGGCCAGCCTGTCCAACGGCGGCATCGTCGATTTTGGTCGGATGTGGGCCAAGAGCCTGAGCGCCGACAAGGAAACCGGGCTGGCCTCGCGCAACCTGATGCTGAGCATCGGCTGCGACGGCCCCACCCGTTTTGCCTTGCGCATGCAAGACAACCGCAAAGGCTCGGCCACCGGCGGCACCGACGAAACCGCCTACGGCCTGGGGGTGGACGACGGCCGCAATAAAATCGGTCGCTATTACCTTTATTTCGACCCCTTCGACCTGCGCGCCGATGCCCTGCCCCATGTGTATCGCACCGACTCCACCACCGGCGGCGTGGCCTGGAGCAGTTCCAGCGGCTACCCGATTCCCATCGGCAGTAACAGCTTGTTGGGCTTCACCGAAACACCCGGCAGCCATGCCGGCCCCATCGCAATCCAGAACCTCAGCGGGCAGATCAGCGTGCGCGCCATTCTGTCGCCCATGAACAGCCTGGATCTGCGCACAGACGTCGTGCTCGATGGGTCGGGCACGATTGAAATTATCTACCTCTGA
- a CDS encoding amino acid ABC transporter substrate-binding protein, producing the protein MKVLKSTLAIVCAAAVLGVSGFAQAGATLDAVQKKGFVQCGVSDGLPGFSVPDASGKILGIDADVCRAVAAAVFGDATKVKFSQLNAKERFTALQSGEVDILSRNTTMTSSRDAGMGLKFPGFITYYDGIGFLVNNKLGVKSAKELDGATICIQAGTTTELNVSDYFRGNGLKYTPITFDTSDESAKSLESGRCDVLTSDKSQLFAQRSKLAAPKDYVVLPETISKEPLGPVVRNGDDEWLAIVRWVGYAMLNAEEAGITSKNVEAEAKSTKNPDVARLLGADGEYGKDLKVKKDWVVQIVKQVGNYGEVFERNLGKSTPLEIDRGLNALWNAGGIQYAPPVR; encoded by the coding sequence ATGAAGGTATTGAAATCCACCCTGGCCATCGTTTGCGCGGCGGCTGTACTGGGTGTCAGCGGTTTCGCCCAAGCCGGCGCCACCCTGGACGCTGTACAGAAGAAAGGCTTTGTGCAATGCGGCGTGAGTGACGGTCTGCCGGGTTTCTCGGTACCGGATGCCAGCGGCAAGATCCTGGGGATCGACGCTGACGTTTGCCGCGCTGTAGCTGCTGCTGTGTTCGGTGATGCAACCAAGGTCAAATTCAGCCAGTTGAACGCCAAGGAGCGTTTCACCGCGCTGCAATCGGGCGAAGTCGACATCCTGTCCCGTAACACCACCATGACCAGCTCCCGCGACGCCGGCATGGGCCTGAAATTCCCGGGCTTCATCACTTACTACGACGGCATCGGCTTCCTGGTAAACAACAAGCTGGGCGTTAAAAGTGCCAAGGAACTGGACGGTGCAACCATCTGCATCCAGGCCGGTACCACCACCGAGCTGAACGTTTCCGACTACTTCCGCGGCAACGGCCTGAAATACACCCCGATCACCTTCGACACCTCCGATGAAAGCGCCAAGTCGCTGGAATCCGGTCGTTGCGACGTGCTGACTTCCGACAAGTCCCAACTGTTCGCCCAGCGCAGCAAGTTGGCCGCGCCGAAAGACTACGTGGTTCTGCCGGAAACCATTTCCAAGGAGCCGCTGGGCCCGGTCGTGCGTAACGGCGACGACGAGTGGCTGGCCATCGTGCGCTGGGTTGGCTACGCCATGCTCAACGCTGAAGAAGCCGGCATCACCTCCAAAAACGTGGAAGCTGAAGCCAAGTCCACCAAGAACCCTGACGTAGCCCGTCTGTTGGGTGCTGATGGCGAATACGGCAAAGACCTGAAAGTTAAGAAAGACTGGGTTGTACAGATCGTCAAGCAAGTCGGTAACTACGGTGAAGTGTTCGAGCGCAACCTGGGCAAGAGCACCCCACTGGAAATCGACCGTGGCCTGAACGCGCTGTGGAACGCCGGCGGCATTCAATACGCACCACCTGTGCGCTGA
- a CDS encoding DUF1120 domain-containing protein — translation MSKFTTPLFAALILVGASQAIAASSVDLNITGVITPSACEPNLSNGGVYDLGKIAAKDLNVDQPTRLPTHRLQLTITCAAPTLLALAPSDNRAGSAYTGNSVRFGLGLIDGGTQLGYMSLRLESILDNGTRVYPIGSDTSATWAPTDLLSHMFLTSFAATPKILTPTPIQQVIADLSITPNIAPANTLPLTQEVPIDGSMTLTMRYL, via the coding sequence ATGAGTAAGTTTACAACCCCCCTGTTCGCCGCCCTGATACTGGTCGGCGCGAGCCAGGCTATCGCGGCGTCCAGCGTCGACCTGAACATCACCGGCGTGATTACTCCCAGTGCCTGCGAGCCCAACCTGTCCAATGGCGGCGTGTACGACCTGGGCAAGATTGCCGCCAAGGACCTGAACGTCGACCAGCCAACCCGGTTGCCGACACATCGCCTGCAACTGACGATCACCTGTGCTGCCCCGACCTTGCTGGCCCTTGCGCCCAGTGATAACCGTGCAGGTTCCGCCTACACCGGGAATTCAGTTCGCTTCGGTCTGGGGCTTATCGACGGTGGCACACAGCTCGGTTATATGAGCCTGAGACTTGAGTCGATTCTGGACAATGGCACACGCGTGTATCCCATCGGTTCAGACACCTCAGCGACCTGGGCCCCGACGGATTTGCTGTCGCATATGTTCCTCACGTCGTTCGCCGCCACCCCAAAAATACTGACCCCGACACCGATCCAACAGGTGATCGCAGACCTGAGCATCACCCCCAACATCGCCCCGGCCAATACGTTGCCATTGACCCAAGAGGTGCCTATCGATGGCTCCATGACCCTGACAATGAGGTACTTGTAG
- a CDS encoding type II toxin-antitoxin system MqsR family toxin, which translates to MEKYTPHYDLAVIKADVRRLGAKAFTRAAKKTAEALDLDLAEMQAVVFELQNRMLYKSMTTYADHRVWHDVYHTHSHGLEIYIKVTYCSGSNPPVISFKGMNP; encoded by the coding sequence ATGGAAAAGTACACACCTCATTACGATTTGGCGGTGATAAAGGCGGATGTGAGACGGCTTGGTGCCAAGGCTTTCACACGTGCGGCAAAGAAAACCGCAGAGGCTCTCGACCTTGATCTCGCTGAGATGCAAGCGGTCGTTTTCGAATTGCAAAACAGGATGTTGTACAAGTCGATGACCACCTATGCCGATCACCGGGTCTGGCATGACGTCTACCACACCCATTCACACGGTCTGGAGATTTACATCAAGGTCACTTACTGCTCAGGTAGTAACCCACCGGTGATCTCCTTCAAAGGGATGAACCCATGA
- a CDS encoding type II toxin-antitoxin system MqsA family antitoxin yields MKTQQCCICGAPDAMTRFEGRSETMCIKGMERRIDDLSGWECQVCEDGMYDPDSCDRHAKASDDLLHAARGMMGAELKRIRRMLHLTQKETVQLLSGGGHNAFSRYERGEITPPKPVMVLLRLLDRYPHLLTDVKELAEGADLRNAFSYTTNNETQKALKAS; encoded by the coding sequence ATGAAAACGCAACAGTGCTGTATCTGTGGCGCCCCCGACGCCATGACACGCTTTGAAGGCCGCAGCGAAACCATGTGCATAAAAGGCATGGAGCGGCGCATTGATGATCTATCGGGCTGGGAATGCCAGGTCTGTGAAGACGGCATGTATGACCCCGACAGCTGCGACCGCCATGCCAAGGCAAGTGATGATCTGCTCCACGCCGCCCGAGGGATGATGGGCGCCGAACTCAAGCGTATCCGCCGCATGCTGCACCTCACGCAAAAAGAAACCGTGCAATTGCTCTCCGGTGGCGGGCACAACGCATTCTCACGCTACGAACGCGGCGAAATAACACCGCCCAAACCGGTGATGGTGTTGCTGCGTCTGCTGGATCGTTACCCCCACTTGCTCACCGACGTCAAAGAACTGGCCGAAGGTGCAGACCTGCGGAACGCCTTCAGCTACACCACCAACAACGAAACGCAAAAAGCCCTGAAAGCCTCCTAG